The following are encoded in a window of Bacillus sp. SORGH_AS_0510 genomic DNA:
- a CDS encoding CBS domain-containing protein, with the protein MATKHEQILQYIDGLPVGEKISVRQIAKAMTVSEGTAYRAIKEAENKGYVSTIERVGTIRIERKKKENIEKLTFAEVVNIVDGQVLGGRTGLHKTLNKFVIGAMKLEAMMRYTEAGNLLIVGNRTQAHELALKAGAAVLITGGFDSEDHVKKLADSLELPVISTSYDTFTVATMINRAIYDQLIKKEIILVEDILTPISETYYLKTTDKVAKWHEYNQETKHSRYPVVDQNMKIQGMVTSKDILGQELEASIDKIMTKQPMTVNGKTSVASTAHMMVWEGIEVLPVADDANRLEGIISRQDVLKALQMNQRQPQVGETIDDIVTNQMVLLQGKAKGEEVYSCEVTPQMTNHLGTISYGVFTTIVSEAANRVLRSYKKGDLVVENMTIYFIKPVQMETTLEVYPKILEVGRKFGKVDVEVFNDGILVGKAMMMCQLIDRQ; encoded by the coding sequence TTGGCTACTAAGCACGAACAAATCTTGCAATATATTGATGGACTTCCTGTTGGGGAAAAAATATCAGTGCGCCAAATCGCCAAGGCGATGACAGTAAGTGAAGGTACAGCCTATCGGGCGATTAAGGAAGCTGAAAATAAAGGGTACGTCAGCACCATTGAAAGAGTAGGAACCATTCGAATTGAACGAAAAAAGAAAGAAAATATTGAAAAGCTTACATTTGCTGAAGTAGTAAATATCGTTGATGGCCAAGTGCTGGGTGGAAGAACAGGTTTGCATAAAACACTAAATAAATTTGTAATTGGAGCCATGAAACTTGAAGCTATGATGCGATATACAGAAGCAGGCAACCTATTAATTGTCGGAAACCGTACGCAGGCACATGAGTTGGCATTAAAAGCAGGCGCGGCCGTATTAATCACAGGTGGATTTGATTCCGAGGATCATGTAAAAAAACTCGCAGATAGTCTTGAATTGCCTGTGATTTCAACCAGCTATGATACTTTTACTGTGGCTACAATGATTAACCGTGCGATTTATGACCAACTAATCAAGAAGGAAATTATCTTAGTTGAAGATATTTTAACTCCTATATCTGAGACCTATTATTTAAAGACAACAGATAAGGTAGCCAAATGGCATGAGTACAATCAAGAAACGAAACACAGTCGATATCCTGTAGTCGATCAAAATATGAAAATTCAGGGCATGGTTACTAGCAAGGACATATTAGGACAAGAATTAGAAGCATCGATTGATAAGATTATGACAAAACAGCCTATGACTGTGAATGGGAAAACCAGCGTAGCTTCTACAGCCCATATGATGGTTTGGGAAGGTATTGAAGTCCTCCCTGTTGCTGATGACGCCAACCGTTTAGAAGGGATTATCAGCAGGCAGGACGTCTTGAAGGCATTACAGATGAATCAAAGGCAGCCGCAGGTCGGAGAAACAATTGATGATATTGTAACGAATCAAATGGTTCTCCTTCAGGGAAAAGCAAAGGGTGAAGAAGTATATTCTTGTGAAGTCACTCCGCAAATGACCAACCACCTTGGAACTATTTCCTACGGTGTATTTACAACCATTGTCTCTGAAGCAGCTAATCGTGTGTTACGGAGCTATAAAAAAGGAGACCTTGTTGTTGAAAATATGACGATTTACTTTATAAAACCTGTACAAATGGAAACCACATTAGAAGTGTATCCTAAAATACTTGAAGTGGGTCGGAAATTTGGAAAAGTAGATGTCGAAGTATTCAACGATGGGATATTGGTCGGAAAAGCGATGATGATGTGCCAGCTGATTGATAGGCAATAA
- the ytrI gene encoding sporulation membrane protein YtrI → MRIPPYYRKPSWQRFFAGAAVGGAISWCIFLYIYGVWQEENTELLRIQQQKIIDLNEEKKIWQEEYKEMNKRNIEQLTVQKINVKIMNWEKYKLDLLSVSETEDSVKDDISMMLAKDLDTVYKSKDLLKKIIENKPIKINDKRYKLKVKEMVIYTNLTIQLDIEFE, encoded by the coding sequence ATGAGAATCCCACCTTACTATCGAAAACCGTCCTGGCAACGTTTTTTTGCAGGTGCCGCAGTAGGTGGTGCAATTAGTTGGTGTATTTTTCTCTATATTTACGGAGTATGGCAGGAGGAGAATACAGAATTATTACGAATACAGCAGCAAAAGATTATCGATTTAAACGAAGAAAAAAAGATTTGGCAGGAAGAGTATAAAGAAATGAACAAGCGGAATATAGAACAGCTGACTGTCCAAAAAATTAATGTAAAGATTATGAACTGGGAAAAATATAAGCTCGATTTGCTAAGTGTTTCAGAGACGGAAGACTCCGTAAAAGATGATATCAGTATGATGCTGGCAAAAGATTTAGACACTGTATATAAAAGCAAGGATCTCTTGAAAAAAATTATTGAAAATAAACCGATTAAAATCAATGACAAACGCTATAAACTCAAGGTAAAAGAAATGGTTATTTATACAAACCTTACTATTCAACTGGACATAGAATTTGAATAA
- a CDS encoding YtpI family protein: MFAFAVLIVILFAFYLFYKTKYFRSNREVEKKWLSAKSNIALGLFVFLFGVNHLIFISETTLTYLVAIVFIAYGAVFSWIGFKKYKHYLPFAIEEAKLYEAQK, from the coding sequence ATGTTTGCATTTGCTGTCTTAATTGTCATATTATTTGCTTTCTATTTATTTTATAAGACAAAATACTTTAGAAGCAACCGTGAAGTAGAAAAGAAATGGCTTTCTGCGAAATCAAATATAGCTCTTGGACTTTTTGTCTTTCTTTTCGGTGTAAACCACCTGATATTTATCTCTGAAACCACATTAACTTATTTAGTGGCCATCGTGTTTATCGCTTATGGAGCCGTATTCAGTTGGATTGGTTTCAAAAAGTATAAACATTACCTTCCGTTTGCGATCGAGGAAGCTAAGCTGTACGAAGCACAAAAATAA
- a CDS encoding YtrH family sporulation protein, whose amino-acid sequence MKEIGFFPTFIESYFIALGVVLGGSLIGGIASFLTGQPPLTTVYRLSSALRIWAIVAAIGGTFDTVYTFERGLFNADTKDIFKQFLLILSALGGAQTGALIINWLTQEHISS is encoded by the coding sequence ATGAAAGAGATTGGTTTTTTTCCTACATTTATTGAAAGTTACTTTATTGCTTTAGGGGTTGTACTAGGGGGGTCACTTATTGGCGGAATTGCCTCATTTTTAACGGGACAGCCACCATTGACAACCGTCTACCGCTTATCCTCAGCACTTAGAATTTGGGCCATCGTAGCAGCGATTGGGGGTACATTCGATACAGTTTATACCTTCGAAAGAGGTTTATTTAACGCCGATACGAAGGATATTTTTAAACAATTCTTATTAATTCTCTCTGCATTAGGAGGCGCCCAAACAGGTGCCCTCATCATCAATTGGTTAACACAGGAGCATATTTCATCATGA
- a CDS encoding bifunctional oligoribonuclease/PAP phosphatase NrnA, translated as MIEQILAAIEQYETIIVHRHVRPDPDAYGSQGGLAAILQESYPDKKIYAVGKEEPTLHFMRRLDVIDDEVYKGALVIVCDTANAARICDDRYTLGDKLIKIDHHPNEDPYGDLLWVDTSASSCSEMIYEFYLAGKEKGLKMNDEAARLLFAGIVGDTGRFLFPSTTEKTFAYAGELIHYNFSRTDVFDKMYELDAHIIKLNGYILQNFELQENGVASVMLTKELLKEYGARPAEASLLVGILGNVKGIKAWVFFIEEEDQIRVRLRSKGPVINGVARKFKGGGHPLASGASIYSWDEVDHVLKELNEVCRNYSN; from the coding sequence ATGATAGAACAAATTTTAGCAGCAATTGAACAATATGAAACCATCATTGTCCACCGACATGTCCGACCAGACCCGGATGCTTATGGTTCCCAGGGTGGATTAGCCGCCATTTTACAAGAGTCCTATCCAGATAAGAAAATATACGCAGTGGGCAAAGAAGAACCAACTCTTCATTTTATGCGCAGGCTTGATGTGATTGACGATGAAGTCTATAAAGGTGCTCTCGTCATTGTTTGTGATACAGCCAATGCAGCAAGAATCTGTGATGACCGATACACTTTAGGTGATAAACTCATAAAAATTGACCATCACCCAAATGAAGATCCGTATGGTGATTTATTATGGGTAGATACATCAGCAAGTTCTTGCAGTGAAATGATTTATGAGTTTTACCTGGCTGGGAAAGAAAAAGGACTAAAGATGAATGATGAAGCAGCGAGATTGCTGTTTGCAGGTATAGTCGGGGATACTGGCAGATTCCTTTTCCCGAGCACTACAGAGAAAACCTTTGCATATGCAGGAGAATTAATTCATTATAACTTCTCACGCACCGACGTGTTTGATAAGATGTATGAATTAGATGCTCATATTATCAAATTGAATGGCTACATCCTTCAGAACTTTGAGCTTCAGGAAAACGGAGTAGCATCCGTTATGCTTACGAAGGAGCTATTAAAAGAATATGGGGCAAGGCCAGCAGAAGCTTCATTACTAGTGGGTATTTTAGGGAATGTAAAAGGGATTAAAGCATGGGTATTCTTTATTGAGGAAGAAGATCAAATTCGAGTTCGTCTTCGCTCAAAGGGTCCGGTCATAAATGGTGTTGCTAGAAAATTTAAAGGCGGCGGCCATCCACTTGCTTCAGGTGCTTCCATCTATTCTTGGGATGAAGTTGACCACGTCTTAAAAGAATTAAATGAGGTATGCCGTAACTATTCAAATTAA
- the accA gene encoding acetyl-CoA carboxylase carboxyl transferase subunit alpha — translation MVGELEFERPVVELRRKITELKEFTKTADVDLSSEITKLEARLEKLEHDIYENIKPWDRVQIARHPNRPTTLDYISYLFEDFFELHGDRTFADDEAIVGGVAKFKGLPVTVIGHQRGKDTKENIRRNFGMPHPEGYRKALRLMKQADKFNRPIICFIDTKGAYPGKAAEERGQSEAIARNLFEMAGLHVPVICIVIGEGGSGGALALGVGNRIFMLENSTYSVISPEGAAAILWKDASLAKNAAETMKITAPDLKELGVIDAIIPEIKGGAHKDVKQQSEEIEKCLKTSLTELLKLSEDELISDRYNRFRTIGEYTMVNDFIGAK, via the coding sequence ATGGTAGGCGAATTAGAATTTGAACGCCCAGTTGTGGAGTTAAGAAGAAAAATTACCGAACTAAAAGAGTTCACTAAAACAGCAGATGTCGATTTAAGTTCTGAGATTACTAAATTAGAGGCTCGGCTTGAAAAGTTGGAGCACGATATATATGAGAATATTAAACCATGGGATCGGGTACAAATTGCCCGTCATCCAAATAGACCAACAACCCTTGATTATATTTCTTATCTTTTTGAGGATTTCTTTGAGTTACATGGTGATCGGACCTTCGCAGATGATGAAGCGATTGTTGGTGGAGTTGCCAAGTTTAAAGGGTTACCTGTAACAGTTATTGGTCACCAGCGAGGAAAAGATACAAAAGAAAATATTCGTAGAAACTTTGGAATGCCGCATCCTGAAGGATATCGGAAAGCTCTTCGTCTCATGAAGCAGGCGGATAAGTTTAATCGCCCAATCATTTGCTTTATTGATACTAAGGGAGCTTATCCAGGTAAGGCTGCAGAAGAGCGTGGTCAGAGTGAGGCGATTGCACGTAATCTTTTCGAAATGGCTGGTCTCCACGTTCCTGTAATCTGTATTGTTATTGGAGAAGGCGGTAGTGGTGGTGCTCTTGCTCTCGGTGTGGGTAACCGTATTTTTATGCTGGAAAACTCCACTTACTCGGTTATTTCTCCAGAGGGAGCAGCAGCGATCCTATGGAAGGATGCCTCTCTTGCAAAAAACGCTGCAGAAACAATGAAAATAACTGCTCCAGACTTAAAGGAATTAGGTGTAATAGATGCAATTATCCCTGAAATAAAAGGCGGAGCTCATAAGGATGTTAAACAGCAATCAGAAGAAATTGAAAAATGCCTGAAAACTTCCCTTACAGAACTTCTTAAGCTTTCAGAAGATGAATTAATCTCAGATCGATATAATAGATTTAGAACCATTGGTGAATATACAATGGTAAATGATTTTATTGGTGCGAAGTAA
- a CDS encoding universal stress protein, producing the protein MGLKYKHILVAIDGSKEADWAFRKGIEIAKRNNANLLLVHVIDTRSYALIEAYDTVIGDRAEKLAKDMMENYHKQATDAGLSDVQYEIDFGSPKVRIPRDIAKKHYVDLIICGATGMNVVERFFIGSVSEHITRYAPCDVLVVRTEKN; encoded by the coding sequence ATGGGACTCAAATATAAACATATTTTAGTCGCTATTGATGGTTCGAAGGAAGCAGATTGGGCTTTTCGAAAAGGTATTGAAATTGCAAAAAGAAATAATGCCAACCTCCTTCTGGTTCATGTGATTGACACCCGGTCATATGCATTAATCGAAGCCTATGATACGGTGATCGGGGACCGCGCAGAAAAGCTAGCAAAAGATATGATGGAAAATTATCACAAACAAGCAACAGATGCCGGACTATCAGATGTCCAATATGAGATTGATTTTGGTTCTCCAAAGGTACGTATTCCACGAGACATAGCCAAAAAGCATTATGTTGACTTAATCATTTGTGGTGCCACAGGAATGAATGTAGTAGAGAGATTTTTTATAGGAAGTGTTTCTGAACACATTACACGGTATGCACCATGTGATGTACTTGTTGTCCGAACTGAAAAAAACTAA
- a CDS encoding ABC transporter C-terminal domain-containing protein encodes MKDYFSFNQRLGISLPDITVEWEQYSKEVQQDILFHWENIRGSIPDRIAELEDEINYKQAQLSDENDFTRSCELNQEIAELASIINDLWLWYRANQTLSTKAHH; translated from the coding sequence ATGAAGGACTATTTTTCTTTTAATCAGCGCCTAGGTATCTCTCTTCCCGATATAACAGTAGAATGGGAGCAATATAGCAAAGAAGTCCAACAGGACATTCTTTTTCATTGGGAAAACATACGGGGCTCCATTCCAGACAGAATTGCAGAGCTTGAGGATGAAATTAATTATAAACAAGCTCAGCTTTCCGATGAAAATGACTTCACACGTTCATGCGAACTGAACCAAGAGATTGCAGAACTTGCCTCCATTATCAATGATTTATGGCTATGGTATAGAGCAAATCAAACACTTTCCACAAAAGCACATCACTGA
- a CDS encoding Xaa-Pro peptidase family protein: MNQRLNKLQAWMKENDIEVSFVTSSENVFYLSGYYTDPHERLLALAVFQEEEPFLVCPGMEVHDAKRSGWEHQIIGYSDIDNPWEMILNSINKRINGVSKAAIEKEHMNVERYEQLLRLFPNASFVSVEEKLRLLRMVKDAKELKIIEEACALADFAVEFGVSEIKEGKTELEILNALEYALKQKGVTEMSFSTMVLTGKNAASPHGNPGNTKIQKGDLVLFDLGVVVDRYCSDITRTVAYGDINDKQKEIYDTVLKGQLAAIEASKPGVSAAEVDLTARRIIADAGYGEYFPHRLGHGLGISVHEYPSLTETNQLILEEGMVYTIEPGIYVPDVAGVRIEDDVFITADGAKILTKFPKELQIIK, translated from the coding sequence ATGAATCAAAGATTAAACAAATTACAAGCATGGATGAAAGAGAATGACATTGAGGTAAGTTTTGTTACTTCTTCCGAAAATGTATTTTACTTAAGCGGCTACTATACCGACCCTCATGAACGCTTACTCGCCCTCGCTGTCTTTCAAGAGGAGGAACCGTTCCTAGTCTGCCCTGGAATGGAGGTACACGACGCAAAACGTTCCGGTTGGGAGCATCAGATTATAGGTTATAGCGATATTGATAATCCTTGGGAAATGATTCTGAACTCTATTAATAAAAGAATTAACGGCGTCTCTAAAGCTGCTATTGAAAAAGAGCATATGAATGTAGAACGGTATGAACAGCTCTTACGTTTATTCCCAAATGCCTCCTTTGTTTCCGTTGAGGAAAAACTAAGACTTCTTCGTATGGTTAAGGATGCGAAAGAGTTAAAAATTATTGAGGAAGCCTGTGCCCTAGCAGACTTTGCTGTTGAATTTGGCGTTAGTGAAATTAAGGAAGGTAAAACGGAACTTGAGATCCTAAATGCCTTAGAGTATGCATTAAAACAAAAAGGCGTAACTGAAATGTCTTTTTCAACAATGGTCCTAACGGGTAAGAATGCCGCTTCCCCTCACGGGAACCCAGGCAATACCAAAATCCAAAAAGGCGATTTAGTGTTATTTGATTTAGGCGTCGTTGTAGATCGATACTGTTCAGATATCACGAGAACAGTTGCTTACGGAGACATTAACGACAAGCAAAAAGAGATTTATGATACAGTATTAAAAGGACAATTGGCAGCGATTGAAGCAAGTAAGCCTGGTGTTAGTGCAGCTGAAGTTGACCTTACTGCGCGACGTATCATCGCTGATGCAGGTTACGGTGAGTATTTCCCACACCGTCTAGGTCACGGCCTTGGAATCAGTGTTCATGAATACCCATCGTTAACTGAGACAAATCAATTGATTCTTGAAGAAGGTATGGTTTATACGATTGAACCAGGAATCTATGTTCCTGATGTTGCCGGTGTTCGTATTGAGGATGATGTGTTTATTACTGCTGATGGAGCGAAGATTCTGACTAAGTTCCCAAAAGAATTGCAAATCATTAAGTAG
- a CDS encoding metal-dependent hydrolase — translation MKVSYHGHSVVQIQTNGKTIIIDPFITGNGLTDLTVDDVKPDVIILTHGHGDHVGDTVELAKRNDALVIANADLCAFLSFQGVKTHAMHIGGAFQFEFGKVKLTQAFHGSGYVIDGSQEIIYCGMPAGILFMNEGKTIYHAGDTGLFSDMKLIGERHPIDLAFLPIGDNFTMGPEDAAYAAKLLAAKTVVPIHYNTFPPIKQDPNKFLEMLENRNGKILQPGEFIEI, via the coding sequence ATGAAAGTGTCATATCATGGTCACTCAGTTGTACAAATTCAAACGAATGGGAAAACAATTATCATAGACCCGTTTATTACTGGTAATGGGTTAACAGATTTAACTGTAGACGATGTCAAACCGGATGTTATTATTCTCACGCATGGTCATGGGGACCACGTGGGGGATACGGTGGAGCTGGCGAAGAGAAATGATGCACTAGTCATTGCGAATGCTGATTTATGCGCATTTTTAAGCTTTCAAGGTGTGAAGACGCATGCTATGCATATCGGAGGAGCTTTCCAATTTGAGTTTGGAAAGGTAAAACTGACACAAGCATTCCACGGGTCAGGCTATGTCATTGATGGCAGTCAGGAGATTATTTATTGCGGTATGCCAGCTGGGATTCTTTTTATGAACGAAGGAAAAACCATTTATCATGCGGGTGATACAGGGCTTTTCTCAGACATGAAATTAATAGGTGAACGTCATCCGATTGACTTAGCCTTCTTGCCAATTGGAGATAATTTTACTATGGGTCCCGAAGATGCAGCTTATGCTGCAAAACTGTTAGCAGCTAAGACAGTAGTACCAATTCATTACAATACATTCCCGCCAATAAAGCAGGATCCAAACAAGTTCCTAGAAATGCTCGAAAATCGAAACGGTAAAATCCTTCAACCGGGAGAGTTCATCGAAATTTAA
- the ald gene encoding alanine dehydrogenase, whose product MRIGIPKEIKNNENRVAMTPAGVVNLVNYGHEVFIENGAGIGSGFSDEDYKNAGAKLVETPAEAWSMEMVMKVKEPLPNEYQYFREGLILFTYLHLAPEPELTKALIDKKVIGIAYETVQLPNGSLPLLTPMSEVAGRMAAQIGAQFLEKVYGGMGILLSGVPGVQRGTVTIIGGGVAGTNAAKMAIGLGAKVTIIDLNPDRLRQLDDIFGSDVTTLMSNPYNIAEAVKESDLVIGAVLIPGAKAPKLVSEEMVKSMKPGSVVVDIAIDQGGIFETTDRITTHDNPTYVKHGVVHYAVANMPGAVPRTSTMALTNVTVPYAVQIANKGYRKACLENVALLKGINTLNGYVTYEAVAEAQGLEFADTKTLLDKQ is encoded by the coding sequence ATGCGAATCGGAATACCTAAAGAGATAAAGAATAATGAAAACCGTGTAGCAATGACACCTGCTGGAGTGGTCAATCTTGTGAATTATGGCCATGAAGTCTTTATTGAAAATGGAGCGGGTATTGGCTCTGGTTTTTCAGATGAAGACTATAAAAATGCAGGAGCAAAATTAGTAGAAACACCTGCAGAAGCATGGTCCATGGAAATGGTCATGAAGGTAAAGGAACCTCTTCCAAATGAATATCAATATTTTCGTGAGGGATTAATCTTATTTACATATTTACATTTAGCACCAGAGCCCGAACTGACTAAGGCATTAATAGATAAAAAGGTTATAGGAATTGCTTATGAAACCGTTCAGCTGCCAAATGGAAGCTTACCATTATTAACCCCAATGAGTGAAGTAGCAGGGAGGATGGCAGCACAAATTGGTGCTCAATTCCTTGAAAAGGTCTACGGAGGTATGGGAATCCTTCTTTCTGGTGTTCCTGGTGTACAAAGAGGAACAGTTACGATTATTGGCGGTGGAGTTGCCGGTACCAATGCTGCTAAAATGGCGATTGGCTTAGGAGCAAAAGTGACGATTATTGATTTAAATCCTGATCGTCTTCGTCAGTTGGATGATATTTTTGGGTCTGATGTTACGACATTAATGTCAAATCCTTATAATATTGCCGAAGCGGTGAAAGAATCTGATTTAGTGATTGGAGCGGTACTTATTCCTGGAGCGAAGGCACCAAAGCTTGTTTCCGAAGAAATGGTTAAGTCGATGAAACCGGGAAGTGTGGTTGTCGATATCGCGATAGATCAGGGGGGGATTTTTGAAACAACTGATCGTATAACTACGCATGATAATCCAACCTATGTGAAGCACGGTGTGGTCCACTATGCGGTTGCTAATATGCCTGGTGCAGTACCGCGAACATCGACTATGGCTTTAACAAATGTTACTGTACCTTATGCTGTTCAAATTGCGAATAAGGGCTATCGTAAAGCATGCTTAGAAAATGTGGCGTTATTAAAAGGGATTAATACATTAAACGGCTATGTGACCTATGAAGCAGTCGCAGAAGCACAAGGTCTCGAATTTGCAGATACAAAAACATTGTTAGATAAGCAGTAA
- a CDS encoding FadR/GntR family transcriptional regulator: protein MIAMDGLKTGDKIPSERELSERLNFGRSSVREALRALELLGLIETRRGEGTFIRDFRGHQLVKLLSTFILQDERAKRDVFETKNFIEMDCLRLAIQRMNTTSIDQIKEWIKKSEHVPDDEFFYRIIDIADNHLFLRLWGILKEYYYSLDFPREDYKKENYLLILEAIATKDEIKTISAYYKLRNLSCSIDKY, encoded by the coding sequence ATGATTGCAATGGACGGTCTAAAGACTGGAGATAAAATACCTTCTGAACGGGAGTTGTCAGAGCGCCTGAATTTCGGGCGCTCTTCCGTTCGAGAAGCACTCCGGGCATTAGAGTTACTCGGCTTAATTGAAACACGTAGAGGCGAAGGAACATTTATTAGAGATTTCCGCGGACATCAGCTAGTAAAACTACTCAGCACGTTCATTTTACAGGATGAAAGAGCGAAGCGAGATGTTTTCGAGACTAAGAATTTTATTGAAATGGACTGTCTCAGATTAGCCATTCAGAGAATGAATACTACATCAATTGATCAGATAAAAGAATGGATAAAAAAATCTGAACATGTTCCTGATGATGAATTTTTTTATCGAATTATAGACATTGCAGATAACCATCTTTTTTTAAGACTCTGGGGTATATTAAAGGAGTATTATTACTCTTTAGACTTTCCTAGAGAAGATTATAAGAAAGAAAACTATCTGTTAATACTTGAAGCAATAGCTACAAAGGATGAAATAAAAACAATTTCTGCCTATTATAAACTTCGAAATTTGTCATGTTCTATCGACAAATACTAA
- the accD gene encoding acetyl-CoA carboxylase, carboxyltransferase subunit beta codes for MALKDLFTKNHTKKKKYATIPTETAKNDVPEGIMTKCTSCKKIMYTKELVKNNKVCLHCGFHFQMNSHERINSFLDEGSFEEINKDMISENPLGFPDYLEKLEKDRQKSKLNEAVVTGSGTVNGHKIVLAIMDASFRMGSMGSVVGEKITRAIEKADELSLPFIIFTASGGARMQEGALSLMQMAKTSVALKRFSENGGLIISIMTHPTTGGVSASFASLGDFNFAEPGALIAFAGRRVIEQSIREELPEDFQTAEFLLKHGQLDAIISRENLVDKITNILDIHQPGGELEW; via the coding sequence TTGGCGCTTAAAGATCTTTTTACAAAAAATCATACAAAAAAGAAGAAATATGCAACAATTCCAACAGAAACAGCTAAAAATGACGTACCTGAAGGGATTATGACTAAGTGTACTTCATGTAAAAAAATTATGTACACAAAGGAACTGGTGAAAAACAATAAAGTTTGTTTACATTGTGGATTCCATTTCCAAATGAATTCACATGAGCGAATTAACAGCTTTTTAGATGAAGGAAGCTTTGAAGAAATTAATAAAGATATGATTTCTGAAAATCCGCTCGGTTTTCCAGATTATCTAGAAAAACTCGAAAAAGACCGTCAAAAAAGCAAGTTGAACGAGGCAGTTGTCACTGGGAGTGGAACAGTAAATGGCCACAAGATTGTATTGGCTATTATGGATGCCTCATTCCGAATGGGAAGTATGGGTTCTGTTGTAGGTGAAAAAATTACTCGTGCGATCGAAAAAGCAGATGAACTTTCCCTGCCATTTATTATTTTTACCGCTTCAGGTGGTGCTAGGATGCAGGAGGGTGCATTAAGTTTAATGCAAATGGCAAAAACTAGTGTCGCATTAAAACGGTTTAGTGAAAATGGCGGTCTGATTATTTCTATCATGACGCACCCAACAACTGGTGGTGTATCTGCAAGTTTTGCATCATTAGGGGATTTTAATTTTGCTGAACCAGGAGCTCTTATTGCCTTTGCCGGACGAAGAGTTATTGAACAATCTATAAGAGAAGAATTACCTGAGGATTTCCAAACAGCTGAGTTTTTATTAAAACATGGACAACTGGATGCCATTATTTCACGTGAGAATTTAGTGGACAAAATTACCAACATATTAGACATTCATCAACCTGGAGGTGAGCTCGAATGGTAG